The Microtus pennsylvanicus isolate mMicPen1 chromosome 14, mMicPen1.hap1, whole genome shotgun sequence DNA window CCTTATGTAGGGCATATAGTTGACAGGATTGCTTTGGAGAGTTTTGGGGACTTTGTTCTGTGGAAATTCATGATTATGGTCTCTTTATAACATGGTAACATTACCACAGAGGAATGGCAAATGGCCATTACTGAGAAGCCCTGAGTTTTTCTGAATGTatagaacaacaaaaaagtataACACACATCTGGTTTTATTTCAACTTGTTATTTATTGGTTGTATTCCAGGGTCACATACTTTCACTCAATTGAGCACAAAGCCCTTCCATAGTTGGTTTAACAGAAGACAGTTAAAGTCATGTAGATTTCTCTTGAAGTCGGATGCTTTTGCTAAGTGATTTCCTTTATTATtagttatataaaaataagtcattCCTGTATGAATCTGActatttccaaaaacaaacaacaaaaccagctctgtcaataataaaggaaaaaacaacTAAATGCCAATCTGAAAActacaaatatttcaaaacagaCAAAGTATTAAAAATGTTTCGGAAGCTTTAATTTGATGCACAAATACATGCTAATCTAGACACAAAAAGGCAAATATTGTCTGATTCTAGCAGTATAAAGTATCTGGGATAGgcaaactcagagacagaaagactaGTGGGAAGAGGGGTAGAGGGGAGTGACTGCTCACAGGTCTGTGATGATGATTATCACCCCAATTTTGGCCAAAATGTTGGACCCTcgccttaaaacaaaacaagtggcAGAtcgtggtggcacatatctttaatttctctgagtctgaggttagcctggtttacatagtgagttccagataaCCAGGGCTATATcaagtctcaaaacaaacaaacaaacaaacaataaaaagcatCAAAAAGTGACAATCATTTGTTATGTAACAATTTCTTAGagactgaaacattccatcctccAAAAAGCTCCTTAAAACAGGATGACAAACTCAAAAAgattcaggaagtccctgaaactaagCAGAATTCCTAGTCCCCTACTGGCCAGAGCAAACAATAAAAGCTGAGTCCCCTCAGACAAAAATGAAGTTGAGCTGCAAAAGACTCTCACAGCAGATCATCTGCCTGCAAGGGGTTTGGACCAAGGCACTTGGAAAGGACACTCCCTAAGCTGTTGAGCTACCTGCAGGCTGTGTAGTGTGGTTCAGGTTCCAGTCTGTGAACtatcacccatgctggggtgggctttagTGATACAACTGtcttttgagtcatttctgctcctataaATACTCCAATAACACTGGTTCCCCAAGTTAGACTTTCCGGTGATATGCACACTGATCTGTGTGGGTTCCCTATCTAGGGTGAGCAGCCCCGTGTGTtgcatcttcccaggaaaagttttgtcactCAACATCACTGAGGTACTACTGGGAGATAGACAAAGTATTGAACTGTGAGAGGTGAAGGAAAGGGGCAGTCCTCTACGCCCTCTACCAGTAAGAGTTACAGTGCTTTGCTACTGTTTCATTCAAAACATGACCTCCACAAACAATGCTGTCACTCTAAAGTTCGAAGAGGTAACAACAGAGACCTACAAAACCCAAATATCTGGCTTCCACAAATTCCTACTAACATGTatttaaaccaaaccaaaacctcCAAGAGGCACAAAAAAATTCCTAGTGTATTAAGACTAtccctaatctttttttttttttttttgattttcgagacagagtttctccgtggcttttggttaaagacgtgcgccaacaccgcccggcAACTATCCCCATTCTTGCTTGGCGTGGTGGATCcagccttcaatctcagcacttgggaggcagaggcaggaggatctgagttcaaggccagtctggtctaaagcgctagttccaagacagtcagggaaaaacacagagaaaccttgtctcaaaaaatagtaaGACTAACCACATGTATAACTATTTTTACAAGGGCTACAGGTAATGAAGCTTGGTGCTTATGTAAATCTGTGGCTTCCTAGTTTAGCTCATCTAAAGCATTAATTCAATAAACTATACAATGTGGAGTGGCAACTCATGCCTAGAATCAAATGAGAACCATTCCTACTACAGCAACATCACATACATGACAGACTTAATTTAGCTAATCTCCTTGCACTTCTTCGCTTATTGCATGGCCTTAATTCAGttctgaaaattaaattattttcagaatctGAACTTGGGACATGCATAGTTGACCACACATCACTTAGCTCCTTTTTGGTAATCACTGCAAGCCACAAAGGCATGGAAGAAGGACCATTTACCACCAAGACATTCAGAGGAAATAGGCCATCCTTTGCTATTGTCATCAAATATTTATAACCACTGTTTTTGCAAACTACTCAGTAACACACCAGACAATTAAGGTTTTAAAGAAACAGACATTAAAATACCCCCGAGCTATTCTATGTGCCCTTGTACAGCCAGTAACACAAGGGAAGTAATGACTAAATGCTGACTTAATTGTAAATTAACCCACATTAGCCAGGTCCCTCACTTTCTCCCCAAACTGGCTGTCTCAATACACACTGCTTCATAAATCAATATCACACACACTATCAAGTTTTTCCCCCCTGTCTGGAAAAGCAAGTTATCACTTTGGTAAGATCAAATGCCAAACAAGTAAAAGCTGTTTTATAACCTAAGTTTTGTATGGTTAACGTACTTGGCACCCCAAATTTGGTAAATTCATCTAAAGCCCTAAACctgccttttttgttgttattcctTTTCTACTAAAAGGGGGAAAAGTTTCTAAAGTTTAAACACATCAGTATACAAACTATTTGTTACCCACCAAAACGTGTGGTAGGCAGCGTTTGATTAACTATTAGGTAGTGGCTAATTTCCTTTTATGTAAATATACAGCTCCTGATAAAAACTCAAACTGCTCAGCAGTTTCTACCCAGAGATTCATTCAGTGCAGAACAGCGTCCTGAACCCTTCCTACTATATTTCCGTagagctctctctccctcctcctctctgaacCACAGACCCATCAAGTTTCCTGTCATCTTGACACTACTAGACCAGCTTTTCCGTTAGGAACCTTCATGTATTTCACGAATTACTCTGAATTTTaacagtttaataaataaatcacatcATATTGAGACTCTGCCCAAATATGAGAACTTAGTAAAACGTAAAGGCTTTCAAACTCAAATTTTATCATCACAAGGGCTACGTGAACTAGCTAGGGTGTGATTATTCTGTCTAGGTAGTACCCCAACAATGAATGTTGACGTAGTATTGGATAAAACGAATAGTCAACAGCTCTTCCGGAGCTCTAAACAGAAAGGATTTCTCTTTCAATATATAGGCTATTTGGGGCCCTACAGGGTCTTCCTGACTTTCGCTAAAAGCTGTTTAACATAGTAGAACAAATTAACCactttttataattcttttcatGAGGAAAACAAAGACCGCTGTTTATAAAGTAAAAAGGCTACAGATGTGGGAAACTCCGACTTTTATTAGTTGATGGCAAATATCCACAGCTGTGCAAACCAGCCCAGCCTATCCGCACAGGGCCCAACACTTAAACAAAACCCACAACGCGTCAAGACTCAAGAGACCAGTGAATGCTCGGCCCTTCCTTCCCGAACTCCCGTTCCGGGTCGAGCAGGCGAGGGAGCACGCTGGCAGCGCGGGTGACAGGCTCCAACCGCCACCGAACCCGCACACGCGAGCCCTACGTGCCACCCAAGTCCCGCCCCGCAGCGGCGACCGCCCCGGCCAGCGTGACCGCGGGGCAGCAGCGGCGGGCTCTGCGCAGCCCGCTCGGCGAAGGGCTTCGAGGAGACGCTTCGCGTCCACGGGAGCGGGGCGGGGCCGCGCCACCCCCAAGGGGACGGCGGGGGAACGGCGCGCGTCCGGCCCGCGCCGCGGCCCTGTCAACGCCCGGCGGGTGGCCCGGCGCGGGGCGGCGCCCTCAACCGGCCCGCCGCACGTCCGTTGGCACGGGCGTGGAGGAGCGCCGGCCCCTCCCTCTGCGCCCGCCGCCACAGCCCGCTTCCGCTAGCTCAAACTACGCCATTGCGGCCTAGCCGGGCGCCGCCCCTCCCCCGCGCCGCCATCTTCGCGGCCCGCCGCCCCCGCCATCTTTTGGGGCCGCCATACTTGCCCGGGCGGAGAAGATGGCGGCGcccatcacacacataaaacatggcttcccttcaaaacaaaaacatcccgAGCAGCGGCCCGCCGCTGGCACTCACCTGAGGACCACATGGTGACGGAGAACTCGCCCTCCAGGGTTTTGATCTgcacctgcttctgctcccacTTCTTATTGCCCGGGTcggcgccgccgccgcccgccgcgCCGGCCCCACTGCCCAGGTAACTCTTCTTGCCACTCTTCTTGCCGCCGCCCTTCTTGACGCGGCCGCCGCCCGACGAGGACCCGCCGCTCTTGCCGGCCGCCGCCACGGTGACCAGCGTCTGCTCGATGTAGTCGTCGTCGCCGCCGGCCGGCGCGGGCACCGGGATGAGGATCTGGTCCTCGAACCCGTCCTCGGCGCGCAGCCCGTCCGAGTCGTCGCCACCCACCACCTCCTCGCGCGTCTGCACCAGGATCACCtcctggtggtggtgcacctgGCTCGGGTCGTCGGTGACCAGCGGCTGCAGCGCGATCATcggcgggtggtggtggtggtggtggtggtggtggccggCGTGCCCGTGGCCGCCCCCGCCGCCGtggtcgccgccgccgccgtccTCGTCGTCTTcatcgtcctcctcctcctcgcccACCACCGTGGTCTCGATGGTCTCCACCGGGATGGTCTCCACCTCGATCTCGTGCAGTTCCACGATCTCGGCCGGCATCTCCGAGCCGTCCGTGGCAATGTAGAGGGTGTCGCCCGAGGCCATGGCTGAGGGCTCCGCCGCCACGGCCGCGGCGGCCTCGGCTCCTGGGCTGCGGGAGGGCGGGCGAGGAGGCGGCCGGccgtggggaaggaaggcagagggaggaaggcgGCGAGCgggcggggggggagggggcgggcggCGGGGGAAGGGGCGGGCGCGGCGGCCGCGGGGCTTCCCCGCCTCCCTAGCTCGGTGCGCCCCGCGCTCGCTCGGCCGCTGCAGGTCCTGCTCCCCGCCTGGCTTGCCTCGCCTCGGCTGCCCGCCCTGGCCGCGCCTCCTCCCGCCCTCCGGGCCGGCGTTACGCTGCCCCCTTCCTCTTGCGCCTCCGCCTCCTTCCACACAAATACCAACTCCTCAACCCGAGCCCAGATCTCGCCGCCGCCGCCACACTCTGCTCAGGCTCGGCCTCGCGAGACTTCCGCGAGGACCGCGGCCCGCCCCGCCTCGATCCCACTCGCTGTTCCTGGCCctggctcctccctccccaccaatCGCGCTGGCCCACTGGTCCTCTAGGCCCCGCCTACTCACCCGGGCTCCTCCCGATTGGGGGCCGCTGGGGTAGGGGGCGTGGTGGCCTTCACGCGCGCTGGCTGGCCCCCGGCGCGTGACGTCAGCTCCGCGCCGCCGTCGCCTTACGGCGCTCCGCGTCGCGCGGACCCCGCCTTCCGCGGTGCAACAGTGGCAAAACTGCCGCTTGGGGCCGGGGCCACCTTCGGGAGTGGGGCGTCGACGCTGCGCCTTCCGCCTCAGGAGCCGGCGAACGGTCCGCGTGACCCCGGCGCACGGTAACTAGAGCTGGGTTGAAGGGGGGGCGCGCGCCTTGGGCTGCTGTGTTGCCGGCGGAGCGTGCGAACAGCGGCCGCGTCGCCGCAATAAAGTCTGCTCTGACGAGAAACGCCTGTgcttgtgttttttgttgttgttttgcgtTTGTCCTTGACTCCTGGGCTTGATTGGTGGCTCGGGAGTGAAGGACCGAGGGCAAATCCCGCCGCGGGTGCCGGCCCGGAACTCTGCGGCTCTCGTGCCGGTGCGCGCTGGGGCGACCGCGGCAGGCGGAAGCGGCGCGCGCAGCCTAGGGTTCACCGTTGGAAGTGTGTCCGTTATTCTTTTATGACCCGCGGAAACCGGAGAGCGAGCCGTTGGGTGCCTGTTGGAACTGAGGGTCTCGGCTGCTCCAGCAGTGGACTCCACTATTGTAGCGTTCTAAAATTCTCCTGATACCTACCTTGGGATATCTTGACACAGGCTTCGCCTATTCATCGCTCTCATAAATATTCTTTTTGCCCACAAGTCTTTGCATTTGCCTCCTTGAAAATTGTGCCGCTTTCTTTTGTGCGATCCCCTTTATAGCTTTGACGGCTTGTATTTCCCTGGTGCAGATCAAGTTGAATTGCTTAAGATACATTGTACCTAAGTGTTTAGGCGCATCCTTTCAGGCAACACAGGATGGCTTGCTTTTTCAAGAGAATCAACGAAAATTTGGGGAAGTGTGTAGTTTACACTTGTTTCTACGTTTAACGACCTACTTCATCTTTTGGACATTCTGGTTTACTCTTACCTACTGGAGTGTAGAGACCAGAGAGTACATTACATACATTTTTGATCAAACTTGTTTAAACAGTTACACATCTTAtacttttgtttgttattttgttttttttcgagacagggtttttctgtgtagctctggttctcctagagctcactctgtaggccaacgggaactcacagagaatcgcctgcttctgcctcccaattactgggcttaaaggtgtttgccaccatcgCCAACATGTTATAATTTTGAACATAAAGTCGAAACAAGATTTACTTGTGCATTCTTATAATCAGGGGGAACGGACATTGGACAGAAGCTTAAGGCCAGTCTTTGCTACAGGTATAcctgaagttcttttctgaactGAATAGCTCCCAGTATGTCTAGAAATCTTGCAGTTTTCTGCCTGATTCCCAAGTTTGAAGTTACACATTTGTGCCACCATGTCCTACCTCAGAGTTCTTTATCTTGGCATGAAGACAAATGGTTATTGACATGCATTTAAAAAGGTATCTCTTATACCAGCAATTGCATGCTGATTTCCTCCCACCTGTATGAGCAGGGACTTTGGCTGACCTGTCTACAGTGTAGTGCCTGGAGTGATTATTTCACTTTTGGATTCTTCCATAGTGAGGTAGAAGCAGAGACTGGAGTTCTGTGTGATGGTCTTGGCCTTTTCGTAGTCCTTCAACAGTTCCAGCTTGCTCCAGATCTCCATTTGCTGGGGAAGTAGACCAGAACAAGCACAGAAGGAACAAGACTGAAGGAACTTCCTAGTGTCCTAGAAATCAGAGCTTGTTAACGGTTGAGAAATGTGACAGCCTGTAAAGAGTGTTTTCTTTGGCCACTTGGCCAGGACAGCAGCAGAACAGAGTTGTGACCTGTTAGCTGAGAACTCCTTTTGATGTCTCTGAAATTGCTGTTATTTCCCATTTGTCTGAACCTTACCTTAAATGCGTTTAAGGCATGTGTATGGGTGGAGGGTAAGAGTAGGCAGAAAGAAATGTCAGTTAAGGGAACCTGATCCCTCTTATCCATGCTGTGTTCAGCAAGAAACTGCTCATGTGAGTCATGTATagtaggcaagcattttaccacacAGCTACAACTCCAGCCTGGATGCCTGCCTGccctctttactttttttttttttaagcaggatCTTTAttacctctggctgtcctagaacatgctatatagaccaggctgacctaaaactctGAGCAATTCTCTGCCTCCAAGAGCTAAGATTCTAAAGGAATGTGCCCAGCCCTCAGCTTCCTTTGAATAAAATCAAACCAACTGTTAAATATGTTTGCAGACAAGCACTATGACTCACGGTTGTAATTCCAGtgttcaggaagctgagacaggaggatcactgagagTTAGAGACTAGCCTGGGTTACTAGACCTCGTCTTAAAACAACCGTACAGTCTGACTGTACCATACTCTTACCTCTGGTACCTTGGGGTTGGCTCAGGCC harbors:
- the Yy1 gene encoding transcriptional repressor protein YY1, whose translation is MASGDTLYIATDGSEMPAEIVELHEIEVETIPVETIETTVVGEEEEDDEDDEDGGGGDHGGGGGHGHAGHHHHHHHHHPPMIALQPLVTDDPSQVHHHQEVILVQTREEVVGGDDSDGLRAEDGFEDQILIPVPAPAGGDDDYIEQTLVTVAAAGKSGGSSSGGGRVKKGGGKKSGKKSYLGSGAGAAGGGGADPGNKKWEQKQVQIKTLEGEFSVTMWSSDEKKDIDHETVVEEQIIGENSPPDYSEYMTGKKLPPGGIPGIDLSDPKQLAEFARMKPRKIKEDDAPRTIACPHKGCTKMFRDNSAMRKHLHTHGPRVHVCAECGKAFVESSKLKRHQLVHTGEKPFQCTFEGCGKRFSLDFNLRTHVRIHTGDRPYVCPFDGCNKKFAQSTNLKSHILTHAKAKNNQ